One Rhinolophus ferrumequinum isolate MPI-CBG mRhiFer1 chromosome 10, mRhiFer1_v1.p, whole genome shotgun sequence genomic window, CTAAGCTTCTATATTTCACTGGAATTTAGTCAGAATTGACTTGAAGTAGACAGTGATGAGCTAAGGATATATGTCTAATATCTACAGCAACTACTAAGAAAATTATGTATATCCAAACCATTGACAGAGAATTAAAATGGAACGCTATAATAATACATGTTTAAGACAAAAGATGTCAGgaagtataaaagaaaaacctaaagacaCGGACATAGAACAAAGAGCAAAACAGCAGACGTAAATCCAactaaatgtgaataaaatacattttattttattctacactaaatgtgaataaaatacatattttaatcaaaagataGAAATTGTCATACTGAGGGAAAATGTAAGATCCATCTATGTGTTGTCTATCATAAATGCACTTTATATTCAAAGgtacaaaaatgaaagtaaaagggTGAAAAAATGATATACCCTATGAACTGTAACCTTAGGGGAGCTGAACTGGCCATTCTAACATCGGACAAAATAACtgttaaaacaagaaatattattagaaataaaagaaacaattcaaaatattaatgatGTCATTAAGAAGTACATAAAACAATTGTAAACATGTGACCACCTAACAACAGAAACCTCAAACACATGAGTAGAACCTGACAACATTAAAAGGAGATACAAACACTTCAATTATTATAGTTGGACATCTAAAAGTTCCAATGTCATTccaaccacaataagatatcacttcacacgagttagaatggctatcatcaacaagactaacaacaacaagtattggagaggctgtggagaaaaaggaaccttcatgtACTGTTTGGTGGGAATGctgattggtgcagccgctatgagACATAGTGGGGaacttcctcaaaatattaagaatagaattaccatatgacccagcaatccctctcctgggtatctacccaaaaatcctaaaaacatttatccataaagctATATGTGCTCtgaagttcattgcagctttatttatggttgcctaccttgtgttcaaagaccattttatgaatttgaccccaaaggcaagggaagtaaaacctaaaataaatgaatgagattatatcaaactaaaaatcttcttcATGGCAAaataaaccattgacaaaatgagAAGGCAACAAATCTAattggaaaagatttttgcaaacaacgcctccgataaggggctaatatccaaaatatgtaaggaactcatacaactcaacaacaaaaaaacccacaagcaatccaattcaaaaatgggcagtggacctgaatagacatttctccaaagggacatagacatggccaatagacatatggaaaaatgttcgacatcactaatcatcagagaaatgcaaataaaaaccgcaatgagatatcgcctcaccccagttagaatggctatcttcaacaagacaaatagtaacaattgttggagaggctgtgaagaaaaaggagcactcatacactgttggtgggaatgcagattggtgagGGCACTATGGAAAGCAATGTGgatgttcttcaaaaaattaatgatagaattatcatatgacccagctaatccctctcctgggcatatacccaaaacatctgaaaacatttatctgaaaaGACATACGtgctccaaagttcattgcagctttatttacagtggccaagacatggaaacaaccagtgtcctttgacagatgattggaaaaagaagatgtggtatatatacaaatggaatactattctgccaaaagaaaagatgaaatagtaccattttcgacaacatgcatggaacttgagattattatgctcagcaaaataagtcacaccgAAAGAGTcaaggaccatatgatttcactgatatgtggtatataaaactgaaaacaacaaaagaacaagacaaacaaatgaagaagaaaaaacttatagacacagacaatagtttactggttccCACAGGGTAGGCGGGATGGGGATAGTAAATGAggaaaaaggggatcaaatatatggtgacaggagaactgactctgtgtgttgaacacacaatgtgatatatagatgatgtattacagaattgtacaagtGAAATCTGTGTAGATTtcctaacagttgtcaccccaataaattttaattaaaaacaaaaaaactatttttctgaACAGTATAGATTAAAACTGTCATGTACATGTATTACAGTAGCAAAAATTAACTACAGATAAATGCAACAGTGTGGATGAATTGCAAAAATATCATATGGGAATGAAAGGAGACACATAAAATGCATACTGAATGATCCCTGTTACAAGAGCTCAAATTTAAGCAATGATAAtttggaatattaaaaattagaatagtGGTTAAGTAGGGGGAGGAAAACTTGTGAGAGAATACACAGGAGTGGGCTATTGTGGACTGGAAACTTCCTTTTCATGATCTGATTGTTCATGACATGGGTCCTGTCAGTTTATAATCAATCTGCACAATCATGATGTTTTGTGTCCTTGATATAAAATTGTACAGCAAATTTAAATAGCAAAACGTAATTTAGGCAAAAAGCATTTATACAAGTATGGTTGTCTATGGAAAGTAAGAACTGGAAATTATTAAATGTGCATTAATgacatgaaatataaataaaatattaaagagttAAACAATAGAATATTAACAGACTTTAAACTacaaatgtatacaaaaatatgaatgaatactACAAGTATAATGTAgacaaaaataatcttttaacaaaatgttggaaacttaaaatcttaccacttcttctttattgTCTATATAAAGCAGGCTAGAGTTCTTGGAAGCACAGGCCGTCTGACTCTCAGTCCACGTTTTTCTTTCAGTGCTGATGTAATAGCAGTTGTTGGAATATGTAAACCACTCCTTTGGACAATGACCACAATGATATGCTGAAGAAATTATCATCCAAAAACAatttgaattaaagaaataaaaattaattttcatattggCATAAGTAAAAACATATATGTGCATAGCATTTCTATTCACCTTCATTAACTGATACATATCAAACAAAACACAATCACACACTCACAGAGAAGGGTCAGCCTCTCACCCCCTAATTTTTGTGCCCAaataaggaaaacacacaaacataaatatcCCCTTTAACACATGTCATGAAAGTCAATGAACAAAACCACGTTTTTGGAATAGCAAAATTATTTGTCTCATTGCGTAACGGGGAAATGTAAGCCAATTGGCAACAATGGGTATggtgatttaaaatgtatatttcttcaTATTGTTCCCTAAGAAAGACCATTCtcctaaaattattatttatgaacACTAATTGCCCaatgttataatttatatattcccATAAAaccctattattatttttgcctaCCCTGAGTTACAGACAAACTGTAAACTGTAGTAATATCAGAACTTCGAAAATTATTCTGTACCTTCCTGGATCCCTGTTGTCAAGCGGGAATTAGTCTGCTCTGGCATTACAGCagctagaaaacaaaaagtaattcttatttaaaaaattaatatttctctaaataaatcataattttagTTTCTTAGAATGAAATTTggtgttttgtttaaaattagaaaaacctgaaataaaattgattttaagaaaaagtaataaagtaatgaagatttgggggaaaaatatttcaaatgcttaTAGGATCAATTGTCACCATTTTTTACAATATTGGTTTAACTAATCTGAATGCTTAGCTTGTATTTCTCAATAAAGTCTATGAGATTGAAATGAGACACgttattcagaaaaaaacagtataaaaggTCCATGATTAATGTAAAAAAGCATATCTTTAAGATATGAAatctgaatataaatatatgtaatattctaTAGAAATATTCGGGTATTTAtacttttgaaattcaaaaaaacACTCCACATTTATTCTAAATGCATACATTAAAATGATAGCTCTATTTCAtagtattataaaatgtttagagGCACTGATGAGCATCAGAGTGAAAAGTTCCCTCATAGTCTTTCAAAAATGTACATACTggaaataaaattcatcattCTAACTAAAGTGTACatcaaaatcagacaaaagaCTCCCAGGATCCCAGCAAGAGCTTCTCTGGAGGTGATTCTGATTctgcaggaaagaaataaaatacatactgagaaggagaaatggagacAACTGTTCAGACAGTTTACACGCATggaatcatatatttatatatatacatatatataaacttgaaCTCCAAACCCATACCTACCATTGTAACCTTTCAGAATATGCCAttgcattttcaagaaatataatgCTCCATGAATTGTTGTTCAAAGACTGCACCTTACCACCATGCCTGCATAAATTAGTCCCCAGAATTCATGTTAGAATATTGTATTCCAACTTCAACCTCTGATCCTCACTAATTAAAAATGTGTGAGCTTATTCCCTACTGTTTCCCCACAGCTCTCCACCCGGCTGCACATCCTATAGAACTATTACACTCTGGGTCTATTTAATGCTTTAGCTTTGCAGTTGTCATTGTTGTCATTCCTTTGATGATACTGACAAGCATTTTGAAGGTTTAGTTCCTCATAGGATATTTGCTGTCCAGTTAGTAAAATGGAGCTTTTCATGCCCTTACCTTTTGGCTGCTGTCTCCTTGAGTCCTTAGCCAGATTCTGTTCTGAGTAGTTTTCTAGTTGGATATCCATCTCTGCAGCTGAGTAATGTCAGGTATGGCGCCTGTGATAACTTTACTTTAGTTAATAAATGGTGTAAATAATGGCAAGATTCCTAGAGTAGTCAATGTGGGTAGAGTGTGAGATAAGTAACGGTACTCATTTTACAGTGTACCAATGTGAGGTCATATTCTAATTGTTTTACAACTTTAAATAAGTGTTTCATGACAGAAGAATAGTTCTTAGAATGATATTCTATGTTTCACACTATATTATTGGTTAAAGCAATGAAAAGTAATAAATTAGGGATAAAGAAATTCATGACTCTTATATCTTTATTAATCTAAAGTCAGATTCCACTTAAACATTTTACAATTGTAAAAATGACTATGTTGTAAATTAAATTGTTGtatagaaaaaaaagtcatgcACCAATAtttatgacaatttttaaatccACTACGGGTTAAAGATTGAGGGATCTAAAGTTGGGGGAATAGTAGTGGTAACGTATATAGTAATTTCCTGCACTAGATTACTTTTATTTAGTCACTTATATTTATGTACTAAAAGGGCAGATAAGGTATAACCAATGATATTGTATTTTGAATAACTGGAATTCTGAGACATCATTaaattgttaaagaaatattttatatgttgaaaaATCTTACACATTAAAGTTATCcaaaacttaataaataataaaaacaataaaacataaaaagatttttaaaatgcttattttatgcaagttatttgtaattatttaatgtCTAAGATTTGAAATCATAACATGATAAATAAATGTGTCGATCATTGATGGAGGAACAGTTTGGGTGCAAACTCCCGAAAGGTCTGATGGCTGTCAAAGTCAGTGAGGGTAGCCTTAGTTGTGTAAGCAAGTGTAATAAAccaaaaaacataatataataattcaGTCAGTGGGCTCTGCCTTCAGTGAGATCTAGAAAAAATTCTGGCTTGGAAACTTACAAGGTATGACCTTTAAAACTTACCCAGCATCTAGCAACCTAGTTTACTACTCtaaagtgggaataaaaatatgtaagatataatgcatgtaaaacacaATACTCAAACGCATTTATAACTCTCAGTGATATGttccatattttaattattactttaataCATTTGCCATGTTACTATTCTTGATTCATGTCAGTTAGACAATGTAACATAATTCATTAGACATTATGACCACTGTGAATTCTGGTTTTCaatgttttgttcaattttttaaaagacttttgattgtttaaaataaagtttaaataagGATTTTATGCATGATACCTCATCCTATTTTTATCGCAATTCAAACTGCTTTTATTTAATCAAAGTACATCTATGAGGAATAAGTTTGACCTTCATGATATGatgaattcattttaagaatctatttttaaaggctaattaaatataaaataacatacagaTATAACTGTACctattaattacaaaatacaaagtaAACTGTTCCAAGTCACAATGCTTATAAGATTTCACTTTAAGTTATATTGATTTATAAACCAAGTTATGCATGTGTGTACAGTCACTAGTAATTTTCTACAAGCTATATTTATTTGAAGATTCCTCCAACgaatttcacattttattctcGTTTTTTGCCTGAATTGTACAAATCAGGATACCAATGTTTTCTTGGATTTCATTgcatgttaattatacctcagttGCATCACATCTAGCATTTGCAATCTCCTACTTCATGAGATGAGCTAACAGAGAGGCAGGAGAGTAGAGACACATACCTTGTTTAGGCCAGAAAGTCGTAGATTCTTTAGTGGAAGAACAGGTTACTCCTGTAACAAACAATACCTGTGGTCTTCACAGGCTGCATGTGAAGactgagagagaaagcaaaagtgaaGCAAAAGTGGACAAAGTAAATATTTCACCACTATGTCACTTAAAGTTTGAACAGGAAATTCTTAGACTTCGGCTATTTTGAAGACAGTTTACCTTATCACACACCTTCACAATGTAGGAGACTGAGCTTGTGGTATGTCATTTAGTTTGCCCATTGAGCCTCTGAGAAGTTGTTTGCATATTCTAAAAGATTTCTGCGGACAACAGACTTGACGACTCATGTTGCTGATTCCATCTTAATCACAAGCACTGAAAACTTTGGCTTTATTAAGAGGATCTTAGATGTTTAAGTTCTACTCTTAGACAAGGTTGCTAAATACTGGCATtacccactttttttctttatatttattacattatttctactataatgaaaactaaaatcgTAACCTGATTAAATaggtatttaataatatttgttcCTGTTGTTCTGAAGAATTACtacattttcaactttattttaacTGTTACAATTATCAATTCCCAAACCTGTCTTCTCAATTTCTCTGccttagttttttaaattgttacaattaattgtattatttgtgTGTAAGTTAATTAGGTTCCCCTTGATAAAAATTAATGCACGTCTCTGTGAAGAACAAaacattaaagaatatttaaCTATATCACAATCTAAGAGATAGAAACATTAAATTACTagtcaataaaatattactcattgATTCATCTTCCAATCATAATTACTTGTCGGtatattaatagatatatttgttgtaaatgaaaaagaaaactcaagtttAACTATATAGGGGAAAAataaggtaattttttaaaatttcacttaacCAAAACTGAGGGtgtcagaaaaaatagactttgaaaacGTAAGTTAAATTACACATcaatatcaaaagaaataaaacattaaatctaAATTATCTAATGTATATCAGATGGAACTTTTTTCATCCTCCCCATCTTATATAGAGTAAAGGGACAATGTTTATTCATCATTCCTAAGTAAATTAAAACTGCAAGTAACATggaacccagcaattccatttttgggTATATATACAGAGAAAATGACATGAAtatctcaaagaaatatctgtattcccatgtttattgcagtattaaatacaataactaaggtatggaagcaaccgaAGTTTCTTCAATGGATGACCCggataaaaaagtatatatatatatatatatatatatatatatatatatatatacacacacacacatacatacacacacacagacacacacatatatatgcatatatatatatgtatatatatatgtattatatatgtacagGTGTATATATTCCAATGAGTATATATATAACAATCCAATgaatgtatatgttatatatttttttaattttaataataccaactttaaaaaattatttttaaataatttttgtttttcaattaaggttggcatacaatattatattagtttcacatgtacaacattgtgattagacatctatatattTTACCAATTGATCACCCAGGTAAATCTATTACCCGTATGACACCATatagagttattacaatattattgactacattctatATGctattttacatctccatgattattttgtagctaccaatttgtacttcttaatttcttaattccttcagtttttttcatccatccccctACACCCCCCCCCGtttgtcaaccatcaaaatgttctctgtatgtatgactttgcttctgttttgtttgttattcattttgttcttcagttttcACATGTagatgaaatcatatggcatttgtctttctctgcctgacctACTCcatcagcacaataccctccaggaccatccatgttgtaccagatggcaagatttcattcatgtttatggctaatattccattgtatatatgtactacctcttttttatctattcatccaatGATGGACAGCCAGGTTCCCTCCATACCtttactattgtaaataatgctacaatgagcatatggattcatatgtcttttcaaagtagtgttttgggtttcttaatataaatacccagaattgggattacagggtcattctctgtctcttcttatagcccatgatttaaagtttatttcttctggtgtaagtattggtaccccagccttctgtttgtttgttgtcattttcatgaaatatcttttttcatctctttactttcagtctctgtggctttcaactgaagtgagtctcttgtaggcaatatatgcaagggttttgttttgttatccactcagccaccctatgtcttctgattggagcattaaaccatttacattgaaattaatgGTTGATAGAGATGtaattgttgccattttattatccatattatttatctttttttttccttaaagaagttcccttaacatttcttttaatactggtttggtggtgatgaactcctttagctttttcttgtctaggatgCTCTTTGGTGTCCTTagattataaatgatagctttgctggagaAAGTAGTCTTGGTTGGacttccttgctttttatcactttgcgTATGTTGTCCCAATCCTTCCTGGCCTTCAGagtttgagaaatcagctgactgttTTATGAGAgctccttgtaggtaactaagaccttttctcttgctgctttgaagatatgtatatatctgaGTAAGGGCTAATTATTCCCAAATAATTGTCACCACTCTCCACTAAAACTAGTTTATCTAAATTTTTGattgtgatatttcttttttttaaaataaagtttattggaataTTTCAAAGtgttaagattctctctttgtctttaattttggtattttaattatgatgtgttttggtgtgggcctctttgggttcatcttgtttgggactgtctgcacttccttaggttgtatgtctattttctttaccaGGTTATGgcagttttccatcattatttcttcaaatagactttcaattccttgctctctctcttatcctttggtacccttatgatgcaaatattggtacacttgatgttgtcccacagactccttaaactatcctcatgtttttggatacctttttctttttgctgtactCATTGGGTGTTCTCTGCTACCTCATCTTTCAAATCGCtaattcaattctctgcttcttcaaatctattgttgattctctctaatgaattctttctttcaatattgcattcttcatttctgaccacttatgttttacattttcaactCCATTTTGTTTCTTATCACTTTGCTGATATTCTCcctgagttcattgagcatccttatgaccagtgttttgaacactTCCTCGGGTAGATTTCTTGTCTCAATTGAATTACCATTTGGTCTGATCTCTCCACTTCTGATGGACGTAGTACAGAAGCCACTTTTGAACTGATCTTATTGCTGATGAGTGCTGAATGTTATGAAGAAACTAGGAAAAGACTAGTTGGGCATCTTAAGCAGATAATACAACAAACACATTGTAAACTATATAAATTATGGGTCTGAGTCATTAAAAAATGAGGTATTTTAAAGGTAAGGTTTGtctctaaattaaattaaaattttggcaCTTTCTAAATTTAGATGATTCAAGTTAAGAAAATCTCAGTCTGGTTAAGGTAATTTATGTTGCATTCTTTTGTATTTATCATAGAACAACTGGACAATCTCTATGCAGATGAGATCCTGTTATTTTACATCATCAGACCATATTTTGTGGATTTCCCCACCTTTTCATACAAGACATTCTAGTTAACGGGGCTTTACTACCATCCATATTTTGCActactttttatatttacctgtcatttaaattttatgtgctCTGTCTTATTGATCCTGAAAAAAATGCAAGAGTttaatttgaagaagaaaacacacaacaCTGATAAAGTTAAGAAGTTTAAGTGTCATGCAAAAtgagatatgtatatatctgaGTAAGGGCTAATTATTCCCAAATAATTGTCACTACTCTCCACTAAAACTAGTTtatctaaattttttattgtgatatttcttttttttaaataaagtttattggaataTTTCAAAGTGTTAAGagtatttaaagatttaaaatgtcaTGGTGATATGAATACTAGGTGAGCTGTTACTTCTGATTTTATGCCAGGatgttttcttcccctctcttgTGAGAGCCTTCACAATATTCTGCCAACCTTTAATTTATACATGGTTGGAATCAAATTTTCACAAACACCAAACCAATTACTGTTACCAGTTACAATGACAGCCAAATAAAAGATTTGGACATTGACCTGccatttttggtcatttttctgtattttacattttaccaaGTTGGTTCACACTCCCATGCCCATCCTAAATTAATATCCACTCAGAGCTTGCGATTGTGACCTTATTTGGCAATAGAGTCTTTGCAAATATAATCAAGTTAATAGGTGGTCATAATAATGTAGGGTAGGCCCTTAACTAGTAAGACTGATATAATATAAGAAGAGGGCTATTTAGACGGAAAGACAGACCCATAGGGAGAGCAATGagatgacagaggcagagcttGGAGTAATGTGTCTGTAAGTCAAGGACTGGGGGCTacaaaaactcagagaaaggCATGGAGCATAGTCTCCCCTAGAGTCTTCAAATAAGGATAGCACTGTTGACACCTTCATTTCAGGTTTTTAGCCACCAGAACTGATAGAAAATTGGGTGTTTAAGCCAGATAAGACAttgaaatacataatatattagaaggtttttttaaaaatgttgtatgaAAGCATTTAAACAGAGTAAGTGGTTTGGGTATGCCATTTGTGAGGGGAAACTGAAATTCCATTGGGATTCATTGGGAGTGTAGTATTTGGACAAAGACATAAATTTGGTAAGAAAACTAAGATAGCAAATAAATCGAGAAAACTATTTGAAATTGAGTGAGCAACTAATGAAATTTCCTATTGAAGAAGCCTGTCTGAATATTTGAGGATCAGCAAGGAGGCTGATACAGGtggagcagagtgagtgaagAGAACAGTGTTAGCTCATGCATTCTCAACAGGGGTGATATCCTCAAAAAAGTGGACAAAAACTGATTTTTGATTTTAGTGAAATATCTCACTTTGTGTATAAAGTAcagatatatataaagaaaagtgtAATATATTGGTGGTTTTCAATTTTCATGGAGATGGATTAAGAAAACATCTCTCTGAAAGCTCCTTAGTGCCTTTAGGTTGaggcagaaaaattaaaaaaaaaaaattggttgaGAAACATTGTATTAGAGGATCAGATGCAAGAAGTAACAGTGCTCCGATCATTCAAGCTTTCTAAGGCTCCAGCTTCCTCATCATGAAGCATGGAAAGCCACCCCtacattttaaaggtgaggagtTGTATGAGATCTTTACATAtatgaatatcactacggtctcctttgaagtactccccttggaaggctatgcactgacaccagcgcctagtccatctttcaaagcaattttggaactctttttctagaatggccattagagttgtcatcatattacacttgttgtcctgaatgtcatcccaaatcttcctttcaaaatatcctttatatttgggtaaagaaagaaatcattggggtcagatcaggtgagtagagagggtgtttcaatacagttatttgtttactggctgaaaactccctcacagagagtgccctgtgagctggtgcattgtcgtgatgcaagagccatgaattggtgaaaagttcaggtcattttcgtctaccTTTTTGACGCACCCTTtttagcactttcaaatagtaaacgtggttaactttTTGTGTAGTTGGTacaaaatgataataaacaatccctctgatatcacaaaagttTAGCATCACTGTTTTGCTCTTGATTTGGACTAATGGACCTTTTTTGTTCTTGGCGAATTAGCTGACTTTCATTGtgtactttgatgctttgtttcagtgTTACATTAGTGTTTTATCATGAATGATAACACGGCCctaaacatcatcttgcctctccaaaaggtcttggcaaactttgactctcctttgttttgttcatcagtgacctcctttgggaccatttttgcacacatctttgtcaaatcaagattttcagttaagattttcctgtttctctattgatgtttactttgTCTGCTAtccttctcacagtcagccaatgatttttaCTCACAaatcgatgaatttttgcaatgttttcatcagttctgctcgttaccagccgccctgacctctcttcaccAGTGACGCATTAACTCCCCTCAGAaaaccatttaatccatttgttcactgccattttcttcatggcattatccccataaacttggattaaaCATGTCCCTGATTTGACTTCCatttttgccaagtttaacaaaaaaattaatgtttatccgttgctctaattcaagctcaggcgTTCTTCCAACGGCACACAGAAGCATGTAACAATACTGAAcatcactcagcaagacaccgccacacatggacacaaacacagctgtgagacacgatataccaaggttatgaaaccttaccgagatGTTTGTATGTCCTggcaatgtaagcacatggtggcaaatTCAcatacttaattgtcagatcttgtataccTGATATGAGCTAATTATTCCTAAATAAATATCATTACTCTCTA contains:
- the LOC117028761 gene encoding LOW QUALITY PROTEIN: NKG2-A/NKG2-B type II integral membrane protein-like (The sequence of the model RefSeq protein was modified relative to this genomic sequence to represent the inferred CDS: deleted 2 bases in 1 codon) → MDIQLENYSEQNLAKDSRRQQPKESESPPEALAGILGVFCLILMYTLVRMMNFISTAVMPEQTNSRLTTGIQEAYHCGHCPKEWFTYSNNCYYISTERKTWTESQTACASKNSSLLYIDNKEEVHFELKNSEQFSTLAPLLIKCGPEATTPLILAAFSKL